A window of the Desulforapulum autotrophicum HRM2 genome harbors these coding sequences:
- a CDS encoding thiolase family protein: MKDAYIVQSIRTPGCKQRRGHFKETRPEELISFILRTLVEKTDGVTPDDIEDVMCGCSFPEAEQGLNIGRIGAKMAGFPDKTSGATVNRFCSSGLEGIALASARVSMGWSEIVIGAGVESMTFVPMGGNVPRPHPEYSKTDPEMYTSMGITAENVANRYKISRQEQDEFASKSQAKAARARDNGLFTELIPTPAYRYVEQADKTYKKEQFIVDADDGIRESTPESLGKLRTVFAVNGSVTAGNSSQTTDGAAASLIVSKEKCEELGLKPIGRLISYATVGCRADEMGVGPRYAIPKVLEQANMTVDDMDIFEINEAFASQAIYCIRELGIKKYMDKINIHGGAIALGHPLGCTGAKLTATCLANLKEVKGRYGIVSMCIGGGMGAAGIFERF; the protein is encoded by the coding sequence ATGAAAGATGCATATATAGTACAATCAATCAGAACCCCGGGCTGCAAGCAGAGGAGGGGTCATTTCAAGGAGACCCGGCCCGAGGAGCTGATTTCATTTATCCTCAGGACCCTTGTTGAGAAAACAGACGGCGTCACCCCCGACGACATTGAAGATGTCATGTGCGGGTGCTCGTTTCCAGAAGCAGAGCAGGGGCTCAACATCGGCAGAATCGGCGCAAAAATGGCCGGTTTTCCCGACAAGACTTCGGGTGCCACAGTCAACCGTTTCTGCTCGTCGGGTCTTGAGGGCATTGCCCTTGCATCTGCAAGGGTTTCCATGGGCTGGTCAGAGATAGTCATCGGCGCAGGGGTTGAGTCCATGACCTTTGTACCCATGGGCGGCAACGTACCCCGTCCCCATCCCGAATATTCAAAGACCGACCCTGAAATGTACACCTCTATGGGTATCACGGCCGAGAATGTGGCAAACCGCTACAAGATCTCCCGCCAGGAGCAGGATGAATTTGCCTCTAAATCCCAGGCAAAGGCCGCACGGGCAAGGGACAACGGACTGTTCACCGAACTCATTCCCACCCCTGCCTACCGGTATGTGGAGCAGGCTGACAAGACCTACAAAAAAGAGCAATTCATCGTGGATGCCGACGACGGTATCCGGGAGTCCACACCCGAGAGTCTTGGTAAACTTCGCACGGTGTTTGCCGTAAACGGAAGCGTCACGGCCGGTAACTCCTCCCAGACCACGGACGGTGCTGCTGCCTCCCTGATCGTGTCCAAGGAAAAATGCGAAGAACTCGGCCTCAAACCCATTGGAAGGCTCATCTCCTACGCAACCGTGGGCTGCCGGGCTGACGAAATGGGCGTGGGTCCCAGATACGCCATTCCAAAGGTGCTTGAACAGGCCAATATGACCGTGGACGACATGGACATCTTTGAAATCAACGAAGCATTTGCCTCCCAGGCCATCTACTGCATCCGGGAATTGGGCATTAAAAAATACATGGACAAGATCAACATCCATGGTGGTGCCATTGCCCTGGGTCATCCCCTGGGATGCACAGGTGCCAAATTGACCGCAACCTGCCTTGCCAACCTTAAGGAAGTCAAGGGTCGCTACGGTATTGTTTCCATGTGCATTGGCGGCGGTATGGGTGCTGCTGGAATTTTTGAGAGATTCTAA
- a CDS encoding thermonuclease family protein: MTGRSVPMIKGIFTFLVFFMMTAPCMGDIYLWTDTKGIRHFSNVTPPSSAATRKTIEEKTSHPRVAIDVPQGPLFKVLAVYDGDSIKVQGTGKASDKGSALTFMVRLVGIDAPETSYRRRPGQPFSQEARQMLSNLVAGKTITLKCYGMDTYNRQLAEVFADGINVNMALLTAGMAERYRGYLVKGLDPEPYRRAEAAAKKAYRGVWGLGGNYQSPRSWRKQHPRKK; this comes from the coding sequence ATGACCGGGAGATCCGTTCCCATGATCAAAGGTATTTTCACCTTTCTCGTATTTTTCATGATGACAGCCCCATGCATGGGGGACATTTACCTGTGGACCGACACCAAAGGCATACGGCACTTCAGCAATGTTACCCCCCCATCATCGGCCGCCACCCGGAAAACCATCGAAGAAAAAACCAGCCATCCCAGGGTTGCCATTGACGTTCCACAAGGTCCTCTGTTTAAGGTGCTGGCCGTATATGACGGGGATTCAATCAAGGTTCAGGGGACGGGTAAAGCATCAGACAAAGGATCGGCCCTCACCTTCATGGTCAGACTGGTCGGCATTGATGCCCCTGAAACAAGTTATAGACGACGGCCAGGCCAGCCCTTCAGCCAGGAGGCACGACAGATGCTTTCAAACCTTGTGGCAGGCAAAACAATCACCCTCAAGTGCTATGGCATGGACACCTATAACCGCCAACTTGCCGAAGTTTTTGCAGACGGGATCAACGTAAATATGGCACTCCTTACAGCTGGAATGGCTGAGCGTTACAGGGGGTATCTTGTCAAAGGACTTGACCCGGAACCATACAGACGTGCCGAGGCTGCTGCAAAAAAGGCATACAGGGGTGTCTGGGGCCTTGGCGGCAACTACCAAAGCCCCAGATCCTGGAGAAAACAACACCCCAGAAAAAAATAG
- a CDS encoding formate/nitrite transporter family protein has protein sequence MVYRSPSEVVRAVNIAGLTKVKMGFDKTLIMGFMAGAFIAFGGLLAIKVGGGLPGIKAANPGLQSFIFGAVFPVGLMLVVIAGAELFTGNTAVSIPGVLSRKISWILWLRNLFLSYCGNLLGALFVAYFLAYQTHLVAPEPWLGFTLAVAESKVAASFWVLFLRGIGCNWLVCLSIWLAVASDDVTGKILGIWFPIMAFVALGFEHSIANMFFIPLGIFQGAQVTWTQFFVVNLIPVTLGNIVGGSFFVGFLYWYVYEHRVTE, from the coding sequence ATGGTTTATAGATCTCCCAGTGAAGTGGTCAGAGCTGTGAACATTGCCGGTTTGACAAAGGTTAAAATGGGGTTTGACAAGACCTTGATCATGGGGTTCATGGCCGGTGCATTCATCGCCTTTGGGGGGTTGCTCGCCATTAAGGTCGGAGGGGGCCTGCCTGGGATCAAGGCTGCGAATCCTGGGCTCCAGAGTTTTATTTTCGGGGCCGTCTTCCCAGTGGGACTCATGCTGGTTGTGATTGCCGGGGCTGAACTTTTTACGGGCAACACGGCCGTCAGCATCCCAGGGGTTCTTTCCCGAAAAATTTCCTGGATTTTATGGCTCAGGAACCTTTTTCTTTCCTATTGCGGGAACCTTCTGGGGGCGCTTTTTGTGGCATACTTTCTTGCTTACCAGACCCACCTGGTCGCACCCGAGCCCTGGCTGGGATTTACTCTGGCCGTGGCAGAAAGCAAGGTGGCGGCCAGTTTCTGGGTGTTGTTCCTAAGGGGGATCGGGTGTAACTGGCTGGTGTGTCTTTCCATCTGGCTGGCCGTGGCATCCGATGATGTAACAGGAAAAATTCTGGGCATCTGGTTTCCCATTATGGCCTTTGTGGCCCTGGGGTTTGAGCATTCCATTGCAAATATGTTTTTTATCCCCCTGGGTATTTTTCAGGGTGCCCAGGTTACCTGGACTCAATTTTTTGTTGTTAACCTGATACCCGTTACCCTGGGAAACATTGTGGGGGGAAGTTTCTTTGTCGGTTTTTTATACTGGTATGTGTATGAACACAGGGTTACAGAATAA
- a CDS encoding LuxR C-terminal-related transcriptional regulator, with the protein MKDSTCDGQLLFSNELLQTIFNSLSAHIAILDESGTILETNAAWKNFSLANGLPEDFDFRQMNYLNVCETASGENVEESRAVAQGIRAVMHGEITEFLHDYPCHSPEGPRWFYMRVVLMHKNGPKRVIVSHEDITQLKLTQEALTENQHHLNDKNQSLKEANVALKVLLHQREQDKADMEKKFLVNVKTLIMPYIDKLKQERLNERQSTLVNIVGDHLTDIISPMVQNFSNAGVMLTPQEMQVASLVKDGKTTAEIAEILFVAEATVSFHRKNLRNKLGIRNRQANLRSFLLSMSQ; encoded by the coding sequence GTGAAGGATTCAACCTGTGACGGGCAACTTTTGTTTTCCAATGAACTGCTTCAAACAATATTTAATTCCCTGTCAGCCCATATCGCCATTCTTGATGAAAGCGGTACCATCCTTGAAACCAATGCCGCCTGGAAAAACTTTTCCCTAGCCAATGGCCTTCCAGAAGACTTCGATTTTAGACAGATGAACTATCTGAACGTGTGTGAAACGGCATCGGGCGAAAACGTTGAGGAGTCCCGAGCCGTTGCCCAGGGCATCAGAGCGGTCATGCACGGTGAAATAACTGAGTTTCTCCACGATTATCCATGTCACTCTCCCGAGGGTCCCCGCTGGTTCTACATGCGCGTTGTTTTAATGCACAAAAACGGCCCCAAACGGGTGATTGTCTCCCATGAAGATATCACCCAGCTAAAGCTTACCCAGGAGGCATTGACCGAAAATCAACATCATCTTAATGATAAGAATCAAAGCCTTAAAGAGGCAAACGTAGCCCTCAAGGTGCTGCTTCACCAGAGAGAACAGGACAAGGCGGACATGGAAAAAAAATTCCTCGTTAATGTAAAAACCTTGATCATGCCCTATATCGATAAGCTCAAACAGGAACGACTCAATGAAAGACAGAGCACCCTGGTCAATATTGTAGGAGATCATTTAACTGACATTATTTCACCCATGGTGCAAAATTTCTCCAACGCCGGTGTGATGCTAACCCCCCAGGAGATGCAGGTCGCATCTTTGGTCAAAGACGGCAAAACCACCGCTGAAATAGCCGAAATCCTTTTTGTTGCAGAGGCAACCGTCAGTTTTCACCGAAAGAATCTACGCAACAAGCTTGGTATCAGAAACAGACAGGCCAATCTCAGGTCTTTTTTATTGTCCATGTCACAATGA
- a CDS encoding methyltransferase domain-containing protein, giving the protein MKTMTLCDNAYDTMDFSIDITWERHGIHHRESYFADHMNCWRDIFPGSVLEAIMTAAPGQTIVRPIPPGHIIPDYRPDKVLTLPLSRLNNFSSLEVPDLGRFYPQGIISGLPGVFSDNLIPFRCIGLYQDLATVDLNHPMAGIPMEVTMTVHTRSPGSGERGGSCTDWIDLALTGPGMQSRHDLIPTRFSSTNRFHRKDARPDPLFYETDRFVHHIDQTARKNLSKLYATLIRPGDAVLDLMASWESHIPEELSCSRVHGIGLNANELRQNPRLTGYGVQDLNIDPILLFDDHTFDAVICSLSVEYLTDPVTVFNQVARVLKPGGTFALSFSNRWFPEKAVNVWTDLHDFERMGLVLEYFFESNRYTALSTVSLRGYPRPEHDDYSSTLKLSDPLYVVVGKTRR; this is encoded by the coding sequence ATGAAAACCATGACCCTCTGTGACAACGCTTACGACACAATGGATTTCTCCATTGACATTACCTGGGAACGACACGGTATCCATCATAGGGAGAGCTATTTTGCAGACCACATGAACTGCTGGCGGGACATTTTTCCCGGCAGCGTGTTAGAAGCAATTATGACGGCAGCCCCCGGTCAGACCATTGTTCGACCTATTCCTCCGGGCCACATCATACCCGATTACCGCCCGGACAAGGTACTGACCCTGCCCCTTTCCCGGTTGAATAACTTTTCTTCCCTTGAAGTCCCTGACCTTGGCCGGTTTTACCCCCAGGGCATAATATCTGGGCTCCCAGGGGTCTTCAGTGACAACCTCATCCCCTTTCGATGCATCGGTTTGTACCAGGACCTGGCGACCGTTGACCTGAACCATCCCATGGCAGGAATTCCCATGGAGGTGACCATGACGGTGCATACCCGCTCTCCGGGCTCCGGTGAGCGGGGTGGAAGCTGCACGGACTGGATTGACCTTGCCCTGACAGGACCGGGAATGCAGTCCCGCCACGACCTTATCCCCACCCGTTTTTCCAGTACAAACCGGTTTCACCGGAAAGATGCCAGGCCTGATCCTCTTTTTTACGAAACAGACCGGTTTGTTCACCACATTGATCAGACTGCACGCAAAAATCTGTCAAAGCTGTACGCAACCCTGATCCGACCCGGAGATGCTGTACTGGATCTCATGGCTAGCTGGGAATCCCACATCCCCGAAGAACTTTCCTGTTCAAGGGTCCACGGCATCGGCCTTAATGCCAATGAACTCAGGCAAAATCCAAGACTTACCGGATATGGGGTACAGGATCTCAATATCGATCCCATCCTGTTGTTTGACGATCACACCTTTGACGCAGTAATCTGTTCACTGTCCGTGGAGTACCTGACAGACCCTGTGACCGTGTTCAATCAGGTGGCCCGGGTGCTCAAACCCGGCGGCACATTTGCCCTGTCGTTTTCAAACCGCTGGTTTCCTGAAAAGGCCGTCAACGTCTGGACAGATCTCCATGATTTTGAACGCATGGGCCTGGTCCTGGAGTATTTTTTTGAATCCAACCGATACACGGCACTTTCAACAGTTTCCCTGCGGGGCTATCCAAGGCCGGAACACGACGATTATTCTTCAACATTAAAATTGTCAGATCCCCTCTATGTCGTCGTGGGGAAAACCAGGCGATAA
- a CDS encoding Hsp20/alpha crystallin family protein translates to MFDLLSKGKRHGKDVVSFKSELDNLFNNFFELDTPMRRFFSDEDWTPRVDIHEGDKEITVKADLPGCEAKDINASLDGRLLTLKGEKQQEKDEKKGTFRSIERSYGYFSRTISLPAEVDPDTINASYKKGVLTLVLKKTKEESSGKKIEIKTS, encoded by the coding sequence ATGTTTGATTTACTTTCCAAGGGTAAAAGGCATGGTAAGGATGTGGTCAGTTTCAAAAGTGAACTCGACAATCTGTTCAACAATTTCTTTGAATTGGACACACCCATGCGTCGTTTTTTCAGCGATGAGGACTGGACTCCCCGGGTGGATATACACGAGGGTGATAAGGAGATCACGGTAAAGGCCGACCTGCCCGGATGCGAAGCAAAAGACATCAACGCCAGTCTTGACGGAAGGCTTCTAACCTTAAAAGGTGAAAAGCAACAGGAAAAAGACGAAAAAAAAGGCACTTTTCGCAGCATAGAACGAAGCTACGGGTATTTCAGCCGCACCATTTCACTACCTGCAGAGGTGGACCCTGATACCATTAATGCCTCATACAAGAAAGGGGTTCTAACCCTTGTCCTCAAAAAAACCAAGGAAGAGAGCTCCGGGAAAAAAATTGAAATCAAAACCAGCTGA